The following proteins are co-located in the Solanum pennellii chromosome 8, SPENNV200 genome:
- the LOC107026919 gene encoding probable cyclic nucleotide-gated ion channel 14 isoform X6 codes for MALFMDPLFFYLPSVVNRGKSSCMTIDLNLGISVTCFRTVADVFYLLHVIFKFRTAYVSRSSRVFGRGELVMDKKLIARKYLKSEFFIDAIAALPLPQIVIWFIIPTIRSSHSDHTNNALVLIVLLQYLPRLYLIFPLSSQIIKAAGVVTKTAWAGAAYNLLLYMLASHVLGASWYLLSIERYATCWKIACEKELSPLQCSSRFLDCGTTDHADRITWVNSTQVFSNCYPSNSTIFDFGIFANAVTNNVVSSKFLEKYLYCLWWGLQNLSSYGQNLTTSTYIWETSFAILIAIFGLVLFAHLIGNMQTYLQSITVRLEEWRLKRRDTEEWMRHRQLPQDLQERVRRFVQYKWLATRGVDEESILLALPSDLRRDIQRHLCLDLVRRVPFFSQMDDQLLDAICERLSSSLSTQGTYIVREGDPVTEMLFVIRGTLESSTTNGGRTGFFNSITLRPGDFCGEELLAWALLPRSTLNLPSSTRTVRALSEVEAFALHAEDLKFVANQFRRLHSKKLQHTFRYYSHHWRTWAACFVQAAWRRFKRRKLAKELYRGESLSYAPEDDQSAYESECEHEDDQQTKTTPTNSSNVKQNLGVTILASRFAANTRRGVQKMKDMDMPTFQKPEEPDFSAEPDDD; via the exons ATGGCTCTCTTCATGGATCCATTGTTTTTTTACCTTCCATCAGTGGTGAATAGGGGGAAATCTTCATGTATGACAATTGACTTGAATCTTGGGATTAGTGTTACATGTTTTCGAACAGTAGCAGATGTTTTCTATTTGTTACATGTGATATTTAAGTTTAGGACTGCTTATGTTTCAAGAAGTTCAAGGGTGTTTGGAAGGGGTGAACTTGTTATGGATAAGAAATTGATTGCAAGGAAGTACTTGAAGTCTGAATTCTTCATTGATGCTATTGCTGCTCTGCCTCTTCCGCAG ATTGTAATATGGTTCATCATACCGACAATTAGAAGTTCTCATTCCGATCACACCAACAATGCGCTTGTATTAATAGTCCTGCTGCAATATCTGCCAAGACTCTATCTGATTTTCCCATTGAGTTCTCAAATTATTAAAGCTGCTGGAGTTGTCACGAAAACAGCTTGGGCCGGGGCGGCTTACAATTTGCTACTCTACATGTTGGCAAGCCAT GTCCTTGGTGCTTCCTGGTACTTATTGTCAATTGAGAGATATGCTACATGCTGGAAAATAGCTTGTGAAAAGGAGCTTAGTCCTTTACAATGCTCCAGTCGTTTTCTTGACTGTGGTACTACAGACCATGCAGACAGGATAACATGGGTAAACAGCACCCAAGTTTTCAGCAACTGCTATCCTTCTAACTCGACCATTTTCGACTTTGGAATATTTGCAAATGCAGTTACAAACAATGTTGTCTCCTCAAAGTTCCTTGAGAAGTACTTGTACTGTTTGTGGTGGGGTTTACAAAATTTGAG TTCTTACGGCCAAAACTTGACCACAAGCACATATATATGGGAAACTTCATTTGCCATTCTTATTGCTATTTTTGGGCTAGTTCTGTTTGCTCATTTGATTGGAAACATGCAG ACATACTTACAATCTATCACTGTGAGGCTTGAAGAATGGAGGCTCAAGCGACGAGATACTGAAGAATGGATGAGGCATCGCCAACTTCCTCAGGATCTACAAGAACGTGTTAGACGTTTTGTACAGTACAAGTGGCTTGCTACTCGAGGAGTTGATGAAGAATCTATCCTGCTTGCTTTACCTTCAGACCTTCGTCGTGACATCCAACGTCACCTATGTTTAGACCTTGTTCGGCGT GTTCCCTTCTTCTCGCAAATGGATGATCAACTGCTTGATGCCATATGTGAACGTCTGAGTTCTTCGTTAAGTACTCAAGGAACGTACATTGTACGTGAGGGTGATCCAGTAACTGAAATGCTCTTTGTTATTAGAGGAACATTAGAGAGCTCAACTACAAATGGTGGGCGGACAGGCTTCTTCAACTCAATTACTTTGAGGCCAGGTGACTTTTGTGGTGAGGAACTCCTTGCCTGGGCGTTGTTGCCACGATCCACTCTTAACTTGCCTTCATCAACGAGAACAGTGAGAGCGCTATCAGAAGTAGAAGCTTTTGCATTACATGCAGAGGATCTCAAGTTTGTAGCCAATCAATTCAGACGTCTTCATAGTAAGAAGCTACAGCACACTTTCCGTTATTACTCTCACCACTGGAGAACTTGGGCTGCCTGTTTTGTTCAAGCTGCTTGGCGTCGTTTCAAGAGGAGAAAGCTAGCCAAAGAACTTTATAGAGGTGAGTCCTTGTCTTATGCTCCTGAGGATGATCAATCAGCATATGAAAGTGAATGTGAACACGAGGATGATCAACAAACAAAGACTACACCAACAAACTCTTCAAATGTAAAGCAAAACCTTGGAGTTACAATATTGGCATCAAGATTTGCTGCAAACACAAGGAGAGGAGTTCAGAAGATGAAGGATATGGACATGCCTACGTTTCAGAAGCCCGAGGAGCCTGACTTTTCGGCTGAGCCAGATGACGACTAG